Proteins from one Ipomoea triloba cultivar NCNSP0323 chromosome 1, ASM357664v1 genomic window:
- the LOC116021864 gene encoding kinesin-like protein KIN-4A isoform X3: MKSFRVVKIVLLWSLGSLSTGSPPSSMYEECVAPLVDGLFQGYNATVLAYGQTGSGKTYTMGTGFKDGCQTGLIPQVMNALFGKIETLKHQTEFQLHVSYIEIHKEEVRDLLDTSSVSKSETANGHVGKVHIPGKPPIQIRETSNGVITLAGSTERSVRNLKEMAECLEQGSLSRATGSTNMNNQSSRSHAIFTITVEQMRKMNSMVSSDGNTSDCLTEEYLCAKLHLVDLAGSERAKRTGSDGLRFKEGVHINKGLLALGNVISALGDEKKRKEGVHVPYRDSKLTRLLQDSLGGNSRTVMIACISPADINAEETLNTLKYANRARNIQNKPIINRDPLSNEMLKMRQQLEYLQAELCARGGGSLSDEMQALKDRISWLERTNGELSRELHEYRSKCAASEPCGIDANVSGAFSVRSEGLKRGLQSMKSSDYSMIESAAGDPGGLDEEAEKEWTHTLLQDSMGKELNELNRRLEEKESEMKLYGGLEMMALKQHFGKKLLELEEEKRVVEQDRDRLLTEVENLAANSDGHAQKLQDMHAQKLKTLESQIQDLKKKQENQVQLLKQKQKSDEAAKRLQDEIQSIKAQKVQLQQKIKQESEQFRQWKASREKELMQLKKEGRRNEYERHKLLALNQRQKMVVQRKTEEAAMATKRLKELLEARKSSARENSVTSNGYGANGQSNEKSLQRWLDNELEVMVNIHEVRYEYEKQSQVRAALAEELAALRQIDELAAKGISPPRGKNGLSRASSISPNSRMARIASLENMLGISSNSLVAMASQLSEAEERERAFSNRGRWNQLRSMGDAKNLLQYMFNSLADARCQMWENELEIKEMKEQMKELVGLLQQSEIKRKEAEKELKVREQTAAIALATSDSGNSNHDMTGALSPMPVPAQKQLKYTAGIANGLVTESASFVNQSRKMVPMGELSMKKLAIIGQGGKLWRWKRSHHQWLLQFKWKWQKPWRLSELIRHSDETIMRAKPRTLPLPNIKRSH, from the exons ATGAAAAGCTTCAGGGTTGTAAAGATTGTGTTACTGTGGTCCCTGGGAAGCCTCAG CACTGGCTCTCCCCCATCTTCCATGTATGAAGAGTGCGTTGCTCCTCTTGTTGATGGTTTGTTCCAAGGCTATAATGCCACTGTTCTGGCCTATGGTCAG ACAGGTTCAGGAAAGACATACACCATGGGTACGGGTTTCAAAGATGGATGCCAAACAGGACTTATTCCCCAAGTTATGAACGCTTTGTTCGGCAAAATTGAAACCTTGAAGCACCAAACGGAATTCCAACTGCACGTCTCATACATTGAG ATACATAAAGAAGAAGTACGAGATTTGCTAGATACAAGTTCTGTTAGCAAATCAGAGACAGCAAACGGTCATGTTGGGAAGGTACACATCCCTGGGAAACCGCCAATACAAATTCGGGAAACATCAAATGGTGTAATTACTTTGGCAGGGTCTACTGAGCGTAGTGTGAGAAATTTGAAAGAAATGGCTGAATGTCTGGAGCAAGGATCACTGAGCAGGGCAACAGGCAGCACAAACATGAATAACCAGTCAAG TCGCTCTCATGCCATCTTCACCATTACAGTAGAGCAGATGCGCAAGATGAATTCGATGGTTTCCAGTGATGGAAATACTAGTGACTGCTTGACTGAAGAATATCTCTGTGCCAAGTTGCATTTGGTAGATCTTGCTGGATCAGAACGAGCAAAACGTACAGGATCTGATGGTCTCCGTTTTAAAGAAG GAGTTCACATTAACAAGGGACTTCTTGCTCTTGGAAATGTTATTAGTGCGCTAGGTGATGAGAAAAAGCGGAAAGAAGGCGTACACGTTCCATACCGGGATAGTAAACTCACACGACTATTGCAG GACTCACTTGGCGGTAACAGTAGAACTGTGATGatag CATGCATTAGCCCAGCTGATATAAATGCTGAAGAAACTCTTAACACTCTGAAGTATGCAAATCGGGCTCGTAACATACAGAACAAACCAATT ATTAACAGAGATCCATTATCCAATGAGATGCTGAAAATGCGCCAACAACTGGAGTATTTACAGGCAGAACTTTGTGCTCGAGGAGGAGGTTCTTTGTCTGATGAAATGCAG GCATTGAAGGATAGGATTAGTTGGCTTGAAAGAACTAATGGAGAGCTGAGTCGGGAACTACACGAGTACCGCAGCAAATGTGCTGCCTCTGAGCCGTGTGGAATAGATGCTAAT GTAAGCGGTGCCTTTTCAGTAAGAAGTGAAGGGCTTAAAAGGGGCTTGCAAAGTATGAAGTCTTCTGATTATTCAATGATTGAAAGTG CAGCAGGTGATCCTGGAGGTTTGGATGAAGAAGCAGAAAAAGAATGGACCCATACTCTTCTGCAAGATTCTATGGGCAAAGAGTTGAATGAGTTAAATAGGCGTTTGGAAGAGAAAGAG TCTGAGATGAAGCTCTATGGAGGGTTGGAGATGATGGCTCTTAAGCAACATTTTGGAAAGAAGCTTCTAGAACTTGAGGAGGAGAAAAGAGTTGTAGAG CAAGATAGAGACCGCTTGTTAACTGAGGTTGAAAACCTTGCTGCTAATTCAGATGGACATGCACAGAAATTGCAAGATATGCATGCCCAGAAGCTCAAAACCCTTGAATCACAG ATACAAGATCTGAAGAAGAAACAAGAGAACCAGGTTCaacttttaaaacaaaaacaaaagagtgATGAAGCTGCAAAAAGATTACAGGACGAAATACAGTCCATCAAGGCACAGAAG GTCCAACTGCAACAAAAGATCAAACAAGAGTCAGAACAGTTTCGGCAATGGAAGGCATCTCGGGAGAAGGAGTTAATGCAG TTAAAGAAGGAGGGAAGAAGGAATGAGTATGAGAGGCATAAACTGTTAGCTCTGAACCAGCGTCAAAAGATG GTTGTTCAAAGAAAAACAGAGGAGGCTGCAATGGCAACTAAGAGGCTAAAAGAATTACTAGAAGCGCGGAAATCTTCAGCTCGGGAAAACTCAG tgaCTAGCAATGGATATGGAGCTAATGGGCAG AGCAACGAGAAGTCCTTGCAGCGTTGGCTTGATAACGAGCTTGAAGTAATGGTCAATATTCATGAAGTTCGTTATGAATATGAGAAACAGAGTCAAGT GCGAGCTGCATTGGCAGAAGAGCTTGCTGCTCTGAGACAAATTGATGAATTAGCCGCGAAAGGAATTAGCCCTCCAAGAGGCAAAAATGGTTTATCTAG GGCATCTTCAATATCACCAAATTCTAGAATGGCACGAATTGCTTCTCTTGAGAATATGCTAGGCATTTCATCAAATTCATTAGTTGCAATGGCCTCGCAACTTTCAGAAGCAGAAGAGCGAGAGCGAGCCTTTAGTAATCGTGGACGTTGGAATCAGCTACGTTCAATGGGGGACGCAAAAAACTTGCTTCAATATATGTTCAATTCTCTTGCAGACGCAAG GTGCCAAATGTGGGAGAATGAACTTGAAATTAAGGAAATGAAGGAGCAAATGAAAGAGCTCGTAGGTTTATTGCAACAGAGTGAAATTAAAAGAAAGGAAGCTGAGAAGGAGCTCAAAGTTCGAGAACAAACTGCTGCAATCGCACTAGCCACATCTGATTCG GGGAATTCTAACCATGACATGACTGGTGCCTTGTCTCCAATGCCTGTGCCAGCACAGAAACAGCTCAAATATACAGCCGGTATTGCTAATGGTTTGGTTACAGAATCAGCCAGCTTTGTTAATCAATCTCGAAAG ATGGTGCCAATGGGAGAGCTTTCAATGAAGAAGTTAGCAATCATAGGGCAAGGGGGTAAGCTATGGAGGTGGAAGAGAAGTCATCATCAATGGCTATTACAGTTCAAATGGAAATGGCAGAAGCCTTGGAGACTATCCGAATTGATTAGACACAGTGATGAAACGATCATGAGGGCAAAACCTCGTACACTGCCTCTGCCTAACATCAAACGTAGCCATTAG
- the LOC116021864 gene encoding kinesin-like protein KIN-4A isoform X1: MEAPNSGEDCSVKVAVHIRPLIGDEKLQGCKDCVTVVPGKPQVLIGSHSFTFDLVYGSTGSPPSSMYEECVAPLVDGLFQGYNATVLAYGQTGSGKTYTMGTGFKDGCQTGLIPQVMNALFGKIETLKHQTEFQLHVSYIEIHKEEVRDLLDTSSVSKSETANGHVGKVHIPGKPPIQIRETSNGVITLAGSTERSVRNLKEMAECLEQGSLSRATGSTNMNNQSSRSHAIFTITVEQMRKMNSMVSSDGNTSDCLTEEYLCAKLHLVDLAGSERAKRTGSDGLRFKEGVHINKGLLALGNVISALGDEKKRKEGVHVPYRDSKLTRLLQDSLGGNSRTVMIACISPADINAEETLNTLKYANRARNIQNKPIINRDPLSNEMLKMRQQLEYLQAELCARGGGSLSDEMQALKDRISWLERTNGELSRELHEYRSKCAASEPCGIDANVSGAFSVRSEGLKRGLQSMKSSDYSMIESAAGDPGGLDEEAEKEWTHTLLQDSMGKELNELNRRLEEKESEMKLYGGLEMMALKQHFGKKLLELEEEKRVVEQDRDRLLTEVENLAANSDGHAQKLQDMHAQKLKTLESQIQDLKKKQENQVQLLKQKQKSDEAAKRLQDEIQSIKAQKVQLQQKIKQESEQFRQWKASREKELMQLKKEGRRNEYERHKLLALNQRQKMVVQRKTEEAAMATKRLKELLEARKSSARENSVTSNGYGANGQSNEKSLQRWLDNELEVMVNIHEVRYEYEKQSQVRAALAEELAALRQIDELAAKGISPPRGKNGLSRASSISPNSRMARIASLENMLGISSNSLVAMASQLSEAEERERAFSNRGRWNQLRSMGDAKNLLQYMFNSLADARCQMWENELEIKEMKEQMKELVGLLQQSEIKRKEAEKELKVREQTAAIALATSDSGNSNHDMTGALSPMPVPAQKQLKYTAGIANGLVTESASFVNQSRKMVPMGELSMKKLAIIGQGGKLWRWKRSHHQWLLQFKWKWQKPWRLSELIRHSDETIMRAKPRTLPLPNIKRSH, from the exons ATGGAAGCTCCTAATTCTGGGGAGGATTGTTCTGTGAAAGTTGCCGTTCATATTAGGCCACTCATTGGAGATGAAAAGCTTCAGGGTTGTAAAGATTGTGTTACTGTGGTCCCTGGGAAGCCTCAG GTGTTAATAGGCTCACATTCCTTTACTTTTGATCTTGTTTACGGTAGCACTGGCTCTCCCCCATCTTCCATGTATGAAGAGTGCGTTGCTCCTCTTGTTGATGGTTTGTTCCAAGGCTATAATGCCACTGTTCTGGCCTATGGTCAG ACAGGTTCAGGAAAGACATACACCATGGGTACGGGTTTCAAAGATGGATGCCAAACAGGACTTATTCCCCAAGTTATGAACGCTTTGTTCGGCAAAATTGAAACCTTGAAGCACCAAACGGAATTCCAACTGCACGTCTCATACATTGAG ATACATAAAGAAGAAGTACGAGATTTGCTAGATACAAGTTCTGTTAGCAAATCAGAGACAGCAAACGGTCATGTTGGGAAGGTACACATCCCTGGGAAACCGCCAATACAAATTCGGGAAACATCAAATGGTGTAATTACTTTGGCAGGGTCTACTGAGCGTAGTGTGAGAAATTTGAAAGAAATGGCTGAATGTCTGGAGCAAGGATCACTGAGCAGGGCAACAGGCAGCACAAACATGAATAACCAGTCAAG TCGCTCTCATGCCATCTTCACCATTACAGTAGAGCAGATGCGCAAGATGAATTCGATGGTTTCCAGTGATGGAAATACTAGTGACTGCTTGACTGAAGAATATCTCTGTGCCAAGTTGCATTTGGTAGATCTTGCTGGATCAGAACGAGCAAAACGTACAGGATCTGATGGTCTCCGTTTTAAAGAAG GAGTTCACATTAACAAGGGACTTCTTGCTCTTGGAAATGTTATTAGTGCGCTAGGTGATGAGAAAAAGCGGAAAGAAGGCGTACACGTTCCATACCGGGATAGTAAACTCACACGACTATTGCAG GACTCACTTGGCGGTAACAGTAGAACTGTGATGatag CATGCATTAGCCCAGCTGATATAAATGCTGAAGAAACTCTTAACACTCTGAAGTATGCAAATCGGGCTCGTAACATACAGAACAAACCAATT ATTAACAGAGATCCATTATCCAATGAGATGCTGAAAATGCGCCAACAACTGGAGTATTTACAGGCAGAACTTTGTGCTCGAGGAGGAGGTTCTTTGTCTGATGAAATGCAG GCATTGAAGGATAGGATTAGTTGGCTTGAAAGAACTAATGGAGAGCTGAGTCGGGAACTACACGAGTACCGCAGCAAATGTGCTGCCTCTGAGCCGTGTGGAATAGATGCTAAT GTAAGCGGTGCCTTTTCAGTAAGAAGTGAAGGGCTTAAAAGGGGCTTGCAAAGTATGAAGTCTTCTGATTATTCAATGATTGAAAGTG CAGCAGGTGATCCTGGAGGTTTGGATGAAGAAGCAGAAAAAGAATGGACCCATACTCTTCTGCAAGATTCTATGGGCAAAGAGTTGAATGAGTTAAATAGGCGTTTGGAAGAGAAAGAG TCTGAGATGAAGCTCTATGGAGGGTTGGAGATGATGGCTCTTAAGCAACATTTTGGAAAGAAGCTTCTAGAACTTGAGGAGGAGAAAAGAGTTGTAGAG CAAGATAGAGACCGCTTGTTAACTGAGGTTGAAAACCTTGCTGCTAATTCAGATGGACATGCACAGAAATTGCAAGATATGCATGCCCAGAAGCTCAAAACCCTTGAATCACAG ATACAAGATCTGAAGAAGAAACAAGAGAACCAGGTTCaacttttaaaacaaaaacaaaagagtgATGAAGCTGCAAAAAGATTACAGGACGAAATACAGTCCATCAAGGCACAGAAG GTCCAACTGCAACAAAAGATCAAACAAGAGTCAGAACAGTTTCGGCAATGGAAGGCATCTCGGGAGAAGGAGTTAATGCAG TTAAAGAAGGAGGGAAGAAGGAATGAGTATGAGAGGCATAAACTGTTAGCTCTGAACCAGCGTCAAAAGATG GTTGTTCAAAGAAAAACAGAGGAGGCTGCAATGGCAACTAAGAGGCTAAAAGAATTACTAGAAGCGCGGAAATCTTCAGCTCGGGAAAACTCAG tgaCTAGCAATGGATATGGAGCTAATGGGCAG AGCAACGAGAAGTCCTTGCAGCGTTGGCTTGATAACGAGCTTGAAGTAATGGTCAATATTCATGAAGTTCGTTATGAATATGAGAAACAGAGTCAAGT GCGAGCTGCATTGGCAGAAGAGCTTGCTGCTCTGAGACAAATTGATGAATTAGCCGCGAAAGGAATTAGCCCTCCAAGAGGCAAAAATGGTTTATCTAG GGCATCTTCAATATCACCAAATTCTAGAATGGCACGAATTGCTTCTCTTGAGAATATGCTAGGCATTTCATCAAATTCATTAGTTGCAATGGCCTCGCAACTTTCAGAAGCAGAAGAGCGAGAGCGAGCCTTTAGTAATCGTGGACGTTGGAATCAGCTACGTTCAATGGGGGACGCAAAAAACTTGCTTCAATATATGTTCAATTCTCTTGCAGACGCAAG GTGCCAAATGTGGGAGAATGAACTTGAAATTAAGGAAATGAAGGAGCAAATGAAAGAGCTCGTAGGTTTATTGCAACAGAGTGAAATTAAAAGAAAGGAAGCTGAGAAGGAGCTCAAAGTTCGAGAACAAACTGCTGCAATCGCACTAGCCACATCTGATTCG GGGAATTCTAACCATGACATGACTGGTGCCTTGTCTCCAATGCCTGTGCCAGCACAGAAACAGCTCAAATATACAGCCGGTATTGCTAATGGTTTGGTTACAGAATCAGCCAGCTTTGTTAATCAATCTCGAAAG ATGGTGCCAATGGGAGAGCTTTCAATGAAGAAGTTAGCAATCATAGGGCAAGGGGGTAAGCTATGGAGGTGGAAGAGAAGTCATCATCAATGGCTATTACAGTTCAAATGGAAATGGCAGAAGCCTTGGAGACTATCCGAATTGATTAGACACAGTGATGAAACGATCATGAGGGCAAAACCTCGTACACTGCCTCTGCCTAACATCAAACGTAGCCATTAG
- the LOC116021864 gene encoding kinesin-like protein KIN-4A isoform X2: MEAPNSGEDCSVKVAVHIRPLIGDEKLQGCKDCVTVVPGKPQVLIGSHSFTFDLVYGSTGSPPSSMYEECVAPLVDGLFQGYNATVLAYGQTGSGKTYTMGTGFKDGCQTGLIPQVMNALFGKIETLKHQTEFQLHVSYIEIHKEEVRDLLDTSSVSKSETANGHVGKVHIPGKPPIQIRETSNGVITLAGSTERSVRNLKEMAECLEQGSLSRATGSTNMNNQSSRSHAIFTITVEQMRKMNSMVSSDGNTSDCLTEEYLCAKLHLVDLAGSERAKRTGSDGLRFKEGVHINKGLLALGNVISALGDEKKRKEGVHVPYRDSKLTRLLQDSLGGNSRTVMIACISPADINAEETLNTLKYANRARNIQNKPIINRDPLSNEMLKMRQQLEYLQAELCARGGGSLSDEMQALKDRISWLERTNGELSRELHEYRSKCAASEPCGIDANVSGAFSVRSEGLKRGLQSMKSSDYSMIESAGDPGGLDEEAEKEWTHTLLQDSMGKELNELNRRLEEKESEMKLYGGLEMMALKQHFGKKLLELEEEKRVVEQDRDRLLTEVENLAANSDGHAQKLQDMHAQKLKTLESQIQDLKKKQENQVQLLKQKQKSDEAAKRLQDEIQSIKAQKVQLQQKIKQESEQFRQWKASREKELMQLKKEGRRNEYERHKLLALNQRQKMVVQRKTEEAAMATKRLKELLEARKSSARENSVTSNGYGANGQSNEKSLQRWLDNELEVMVNIHEVRYEYEKQSQVRAALAEELAALRQIDELAAKGISPPRGKNGLSRASSISPNSRMARIASLENMLGISSNSLVAMASQLSEAEERERAFSNRGRWNQLRSMGDAKNLLQYMFNSLADARCQMWENELEIKEMKEQMKELVGLLQQSEIKRKEAEKELKVREQTAAIALATSDSGNSNHDMTGALSPMPVPAQKQLKYTAGIANGLVTESASFVNQSRKMVPMGELSMKKLAIIGQGGKLWRWKRSHHQWLLQFKWKWQKPWRLSELIRHSDETIMRAKPRTLPLPNIKRSH, from the exons ATGGAAGCTCCTAATTCTGGGGAGGATTGTTCTGTGAAAGTTGCCGTTCATATTAGGCCACTCATTGGAGATGAAAAGCTTCAGGGTTGTAAAGATTGTGTTACTGTGGTCCCTGGGAAGCCTCAG GTGTTAATAGGCTCACATTCCTTTACTTTTGATCTTGTTTACGGTAGCACTGGCTCTCCCCCATCTTCCATGTATGAAGAGTGCGTTGCTCCTCTTGTTGATGGTTTGTTCCAAGGCTATAATGCCACTGTTCTGGCCTATGGTCAG ACAGGTTCAGGAAAGACATACACCATGGGTACGGGTTTCAAAGATGGATGCCAAACAGGACTTATTCCCCAAGTTATGAACGCTTTGTTCGGCAAAATTGAAACCTTGAAGCACCAAACGGAATTCCAACTGCACGTCTCATACATTGAG ATACATAAAGAAGAAGTACGAGATTTGCTAGATACAAGTTCTGTTAGCAAATCAGAGACAGCAAACGGTCATGTTGGGAAGGTACACATCCCTGGGAAACCGCCAATACAAATTCGGGAAACATCAAATGGTGTAATTACTTTGGCAGGGTCTACTGAGCGTAGTGTGAGAAATTTGAAAGAAATGGCTGAATGTCTGGAGCAAGGATCACTGAGCAGGGCAACAGGCAGCACAAACATGAATAACCAGTCAAG TCGCTCTCATGCCATCTTCACCATTACAGTAGAGCAGATGCGCAAGATGAATTCGATGGTTTCCAGTGATGGAAATACTAGTGACTGCTTGACTGAAGAATATCTCTGTGCCAAGTTGCATTTGGTAGATCTTGCTGGATCAGAACGAGCAAAACGTACAGGATCTGATGGTCTCCGTTTTAAAGAAG GAGTTCACATTAACAAGGGACTTCTTGCTCTTGGAAATGTTATTAGTGCGCTAGGTGATGAGAAAAAGCGGAAAGAAGGCGTACACGTTCCATACCGGGATAGTAAACTCACACGACTATTGCAG GACTCACTTGGCGGTAACAGTAGAACTGTGATGatag CATGCATTAGCCCAGCTGATATAAATGCTGAAGAAACTCTTAACACTCTGAAGTATGCAAATCGGGCTCGTAACATACAGAACAAACCAATT ATTAACAGAGATCCATTATCCAATGAGATGCTGAAAATGCGCCAACAACTGGAGTATTTACAGGCAGAACTTTGTGCTCGAGGAGGAGGTTCTTTGTCTGATGAAATGCAG GCATTGAAGGATAGGATTAGTTGGCTTGAAAGAACTAATGGAGAGCTGAGTCGGGAACTACACGAGTACCGCAGCAAATGTGCTGCCTCTGAGCCGTGTGGAATAGATGCTAAT GTAAGCGGTGCCTTTTCAGTAAGAAGTGAAGGGCTTAAAAGGGGCTTGCAAAGTATGAAGTCTTCTGATTATTCAATGATTGAAAGTG CAGGTGATCCTGGAGGTTTGGATGAAGAAGCAGAAAAAGAATGGACCCATACTCTTCTGCAAGATTCTATGGGCAAAGAGTTGAATGAGTTAAATAGGCGTTTGGAAGAGAAAGAG TCTGAGATGAAGCTCTATGGAGGGTTGGAGATGATGGCTCTTAAGCAACATTTTGGAAAGAAGCTTCTAGAACTTGAGGAGGAGAAAAGAGTTGTAGAG CAAGATAGAGACCGCTTGTTAACTGAGGTTGAAAACCTTGCTGCTAATTCAGATGGACATGCACAGAAATTGCAAGATATGCATGCCCAGAAGCTCAAAACCCTTGAATCACAG ATACAAGATCTGAAGAAGAAACAAGAGAACCAGGTTCaacttttaaaacaaaaacaaaagagtgATGAAGCTGCAAAAAGATTACAGGACGAAATACAGTCCATCAAGGCACAGAAG GTCCAACTGCAACAAAAGATCAAACAAGAGTCAGAACAGTTTCGGCAATGGAAGGCATCTCGGGAGAAGGAGTTAATGCAG TTAAAGAAGGAGGGAAGAAGGAATGAGTATGAGAGGCATAAACTGTTAGCTCTGAACCAGCGTCAAAAGATG GTTGTTCAAAGAAAAACAGAGGAGGCTGCAATGGCAACTAAGAGGCTAAAAGAATTACTAGAAGCGCGGAAATCTTCAGCTCGGGAAAACTCAG tgaCTAGCAATGGATATGGAGCTAATGGGCAG AGCAACGAGAAGTCCTTGCAGCGTTGGCTTGATAACGAGCTTGAAGTAATGGTCAATATTCATGAAGTTCGTTATGAATATGAGAAACAGAGTCAAGT GCGAGCTGCATTGGCAGAAGAGCTTGCTGCTCTGAGACAAATTGATGAATTAGCCGCGAAAGGAATTAGCCCTCCAAGAGGCAAAAATGGTTTATCTAG GGCATCTTCAATATCACCAAATTCTAGAATGGCACGAATTGCTTCTCTTGAGAATATGCTAGGCATTTCATCAAATTCATTAGTTGCAATGGCCTCGCAACTTTCAGAAGCAGAAGAGCGAGAGCGAGCCTTTAGTAATCGTGGACGTTGGAATCAGCTACGTTCAATGGGGGACGCAAAAAACTTGCTTCAATATATGTTCAATTCTCTTGCAGACGCAAG GTGCCAAATGTGGGAGAATGAACTTGAAATTAAGGAAATGAAGGAGCAAATGAAAGAGCTCGTAGGTTTATTGCAACAGAGTGAAATTAAAAGAAAGGAAGCTGAGAAGGAGCTCAAAGTTCGAGAACAAACTGCTGCAATCGCACTAGCCACATCTGATTCG GGGAATTCTAACCATGACATGACTGGTGCCTTGTCTCCAATGCCTGTGCCAGCACAGAAACAGCTCAAATATACAGCCGGTATTGCTAATGGTTTGGTTACAGAATCAGCCAGCTTTGTTAATCAATCTCGAAAG ATGGTGCCAATGGGAGAGCTTTCAATGAAGAAGTTAGCAATCATAGGGCAAGGGGGTAAGCTATGGAGGTGGAAGAGAAGTCATCATCAATGGCTATTACAGTTCAAATGGAAATGGCAGAAGCCTTGGAGACTATCCGAATTGATTAGACACAGTGATGAAACGATCATGAGGGCAAAACCTCGTACACTGCCTCTGCCTAACATCAAACGTAGCCATTAG